From Camarhynchus parvulus chromosome 10, STF_HiC, whole genome shotgun sequence, one genomic window encodes:
- the LOC115907539 gene encoding protein shisa-like-1, protein MLDGHLLQLLLTAALLPSILGTVLAQNLHLCEGYAGPDGRSHPGFYCPRLTDPPGHRYCCQPRLEALKSCCSQLALEALTGVNLSSLASPGLLRNPLALPFVGLYGLLVLVLMAIDLCHFYWTCRCRLRRLLPRACCVPRGAPRRHPAGARAPHGAPRVTRPGRGC, encoded by the exons ATGCTGGATGGgcacctgctccagctgctccttacCGCGGCTCTGTTGCCCAGCATCCTTGGGACAG TCTTGGCGCAGAACCTGCACCTCTGCGAGGGCTACGCGGGCCCTGATGGCCGCTCCCACCCCGGCTTCTACTGCCCGCGGCTGACGGACCCCCCCGGCCACCGCTactgctgccagccccgccTGGAGGCTCTCaagtcctgctgctctcagctggcCCTGGAAGCCCTCACTGGAGTGAACCTGTCGAGCCTGGCTAGCCCTGGTCTACTGcg GAACCCGCTGGCCCTGCCTTTCGTGGGGCTCTATGGGCTCCTCGTCCTCGTGCTGATGGCCATCGACCTCTGCCATTTCTACTGGACCTGCCGGTGCCGCCTCCGCCGCCTGCTGCCCCGTGCCTGCTGCGTGCCCCGCGGAGCCCCGCGGCGGCACCCGGCCGGCGCCCGGGCTCCGCACGGTGCCCCCAGAGTGacccggcccggccggggctgctGA